One part of the Candidatus Wallbacteria bacterium genome encodes these proteins:
- a CDS encoding phosphopentomutase, with protein MLKIERLILIVLDSAGIGALPDAGDYGDCGTNTLGHIREKTPGFSLPNLYRFGLDILLGDPVHPTLGGYGRMAEKSCGKDTTVGHWEMMGCMLEKPFPVYPDGFPPELIAEFERKIGRKTIGNVKASGTEIIMKLGGEHLSTGFPIVYTSADSIFQIAAHEEVIPVEQLYEFCRIAREMLSGEHGVARVVARPFSGRQGSFQRTERRHDFSLEPFRKTALDHLLERGSTVHALGKINDIYAGKGISAHQHTSSNQDGMEKLLKCMNRVKKGLIFLNLVDFDMKYGHRRDVAGYYRALAEFDDFLPKLQAKLATTDCLILTADHGCDPTHTGTDHTREYVPIMSTGNHLRKNLDLGTRTSFADLGATTLQLFNVNPPDFPGHGFAGELIF; from the coding sequence ATGCTGAAGATTGAGCGTCTGATCTTGATCGTGCTGGACAGCGCCGGTATCGGCGCCCTGCCTGATGCCGGGGATTATGGTGACTGCGGAACCAACACGCTTGGCCATATCAGGGAGAAAACCCCGGGATTTTCGCTGCCTAACCTGTACCGGTTCGGGCTGGACATCCTGCTCGGAGACCCGGTGCATCCAACGCTGGGCGGCTACGGCAGGATGGCTGAAAAATCCTGCGGGAAAGACACCACTGTCGGGCACTGGGAAATGATGGGCTGCATGCTGGAAAAGCCTTTTCCGGTCTATCCGGATGGATTCCCGCCGGAACTGATTGCTGAGTTTGAGCGGAAAATCGGCCGCAAAACCATCGGAAACGTGAAAGCGTCCGGAACAGAGATCATCATGAAACTGGGCGGGGAGCATCTCAGCACCGGATTTCCAATAGTTTATACATCAGCCGACAGCATCTTCCAGATAGCGGCACACGAAGAGGTGATCCCTGTCGAACAGCTCTATGAATTCTGCAGGATTGCCCGTGAAATGCTCTCTGGAGAACATGGAGTAGCGCGAGTGGTGGCGAGACCGTTTTCAGGGAGACAGGGCAGCTTCCAGAGAACCGAGCGGCGGCATGATTTTTCGCTGGAGCCTTTCCGGAAAACTGCCCTCGATCACCTGCTGGAGCGGGGCAGCACAGTTCATGCACTGGGGAAGATCAATGACATCTATGCAGGGAAAGGCATTTCTGCCCATCAACATACCAGTTCCAACCAGGATGGGATGGAAAAGCTGCTCAAATGCATGAATCGGGTGAAAAAAGGCCTGATCTTCCTGAATCTTGTCGATTTTGACATGAAGTACGGACACCGCCGAGATGTGGCGGGTTATTACAGGGCTCTGGCGGAATTCGACGATTTTCTGCCGAAACTTCAAGCTAAACTTGCAACTACTGATTGCCTGATTTTAACTGCGGATCACGGTTGCGACCCCACACATACCGGAACCGACCATACCAGGGAATATGTACCCATAATGTCAACCGGGAATCATCTCAGGAAAAATCTTGATCTTGGAACCAGGACAAGCTTCGCAGACCTCGGTGCAACAACCCTTCAGCTTTTCAATGTAAATCCTCCCGATTTCCCGGGGCATGGATTTGCCGGAGAGCTAATTTTCTGA
- a CDS encoding TolC family protein: MDRIHFISLFLPAMLALVPAYCETPAKISSILDYALSHSPEYRQQEIGHRVSQFQIDLSYYAYKPRLTISGDDSLNRSLSIAETLTDGLSLSYEKSEQLNTINSKSNTLTLSSDILSSLTDYKKRILDLQREEEMISFTKSRESFKLKVINSAFGLVQEKKNLAVQMESQDQWKNNYEYYKAKFELGSINKISLLNAEVNYLDQENSVDQSKKSLDDAIDQFKILIGYPLSDTLEINQELTAEAYDWVNIPMNPSFDVRLSDLSLDQKKLQLKSARNDLPGDLSMTSTFQSGNSRTFSGSLSYSFYLGEQKNAVSYKDADLSVEREELSNQEKKQNSESERREIVRRYETLKRSLEVSKKRLESASENQEYARIAIQKGLISSLDLQDAQQKLTSAQVELLNAIISYNKLKYEIINTFGGII; encoded by the coding sequence ATGGATAGAATCCATTTCATAAGTCTGTTCCTGCCGGCAATGCTGGCACTCGTTCCGGCTTACTGCGAAACTCCCGCAAAAATCTCCTCTATTCTGGATTACGCACTTTCCCACAGCCCGGAATACAGGCAGCAAGAGATCGGGCACAGAGTCAGCCAGTTTCAGATTGATCTGTCTTACTATGCATACAAACCGCGACTCACAATTTCGGGTGACGACTCCCTAAACCGCAGCCTGTCCATTGCAGAGACGCTCACAGACGGCCTGAGCCTCAGCTACGAAAAGAGCGAACAGCTGAACACTATAAACTCGAAAAGCAACACTCTGACCCTTTCTTCCGACATCCTGTCCAGCCTGACGGATTATAAGAAACGGATCCTGGACCTGCAGCGGGAGGAAGAAATGATTTCGTTCACCAAGTCGAGAGAATCTTTCAAGCTCAAGGTCATCAACTCCGCATTCGGTCTGGTGCAGGAGAAAAAAAATCTGGCAGTTCAGATGGAATCGCAGGACCAATGGAAAAACAACTATGAATATTACAAAGCCAAGTTCGAGCTGGGATCCATCAACAAAATCTCCCTCCTGAATGCTGAGGTCAATTACCTCGACCAGGAGAACAGCGTCGATCAAAGTAAAAAATCATTGGACGATGCTATTGACCAGTTTAAAATCCTGATCGGCTATCCCCTTTCCGACACACTGGAGATAAACCAGGAGCTGACCGCAGAAGCGTATGACTGGGTAAACATTCCCATGAATCCATCCTTTGACGTAAGGCTTTCCGACCTCTCTCTTGATCAGAAAAAGCTTCAGTTGAAATCCGCCCGAAACGACCTGCCCGGGGATTTATCCATGACCTCGACTTTCCAGAGCGGAAATTCCAGGACTTTTTCCGGCAGTCTCTCGTATTCATTCTATCTTGGTGAGCAGAAAAACGCGGTCTCATATAAGGATGCAGATCTTTCTGTGGAACGGGAAGAACTTTCAAATCAGGAGAAAAAACAGAATTCAGAATCTGAGAGGAGGGAAATCGTACGGCGCTATGAGACTCTCAAACGCTCGCTGGAAGTTTCGAAGAAAAGGCTGGAGAGTGCCAGCGAGAACCAGGAATATGCCCGCATCGCCATTCAGAAAGGTCTGATTTCTTCCCTGGATCTGCAGGACGCACAGCAGAAGCTCACCAGCGCTCAGGTGGAACTCCTGAACGCAATCATCAGCTATAACAAGCTGAAATACGAGATCATCAATACATTCGGAGGCATCATCTGA
- a CDS encoding STAS domain-containing protein: protein MKISKESISGVTILKIAGEFDFHSEIEFNTIISGLTFEELKKVMLSMAEIDWIDSSALNSIIDLYWKVKKINGSLLLAGVNPRIAKLLAITKICTLLETIPTEEDALKKLQNM from the coding sequence ATGAAAATCAGCAAAGAATCTATTTCAGGTGTCACGATTCTGAAGATTGCAGGGGAATTCGACTTTCACAGTGAAATTGAATTCAACACCATCATCTCAGGCCTGACTTTTGAAGAACTGAAAAAAGTGATGCTGAGTATGGCTGAAATAGACTGGATTGACAGTTCAGCCCTCAATTCCATCATAGATCTTTACTGGAAAGTCAAGAAAATCAATGGAAGTCTCCTGCTTGCCGGCGTCAACCCCAGAATCGCTAAACTTCTGGCGATCACCAAGATCTGCACTCTGCTGGAAACTATCCCCACTGAAGAAGACGCCCTGAAAAAACTGCAAAACATGTAA
- a CDS encoding lysophospholipid acyltransferase family protein, with the protein MDLFFTRLLTGLGILLRRTPLWLHHFIARVVAGFVIIANLKRFMLAQRNLKLIFSANSRLANFRTAWKSYLNLSFVLLEFLQIPALDKGTIKKRFAFKGLENFRNALSGGRGVLLLTAHFGNWEILGQALVLLGFPLSSIVKTQKHGRLDNRINQFRACHGMEVITKGFGLREAVLALKRNRILGILLDQDAKDQGLMVPFLGLPASTPASISALHQRYGSPIIPTFIIREGYFKFRVMIGEPLRTEGMDQETILRTCNDEISGIVREYPEQWLWLHNRWRTKL; encoded by the coding sequence ATGGATTTATTTTTTACCAGACTCTTGACAGGACTGGGAATTCTGCTCAGAAGAACCCCGCTCTGGCTGCATCATTTTATCGCCCGGGTAGTTGCGGGGTTCGTGATTATTGCCAACCTCAAGAGATTCATGCTCGCGCAGCGGAATCTGAAACTGATTTTTTCTGCGAACTCCAGGCTGGCAAATTTCAGAACAGCCTGGAAGAGTTACCTCAACCTTTCATTTGTCCTGCTGGAATTTTTACAGATCCCTGCGCTGGACAAGGGAACCATCAAAAAGAGATTCGCATTCAAGGGACTGGAAAACTTTCGGAACGCGCTTTCTGGCGGCAGAGGAGTTCTGCTTCTGACCGCACACTTCGGGAACTGGGAAATCCTGGGGCAGGCTTTGGTGCTGCTCGGTTTTCCGCTGAGCTCGATCGTCAAGACCCAGAAGCACGGCAGGCTGGACAACCGGATAAATCAATTCAGGGCTTGTCACGGCATGGAAGTGATCACCAAGGGCTTCGGTCTCAGGGAAGCGGTACTTGCGCTGAAGCGGAACCGTATCCTTGGGATACTGCTGGATCAGGACGCCAAAGACCAGGGGTTGATGGTACCTTTTCTGGGATTGCCGGCTTCGACTCCTGCCTCGATTTCAGCTCTTCATCAGAGATACGGATCTCCTATCATCCCCACCTTTATAATCCGCGAAGGCTATTTCAAGTTCAGGGTGATGATAGGAGAGCCTTTGAGAACCGAAGGCATGGATCAGGAAACGATATTGCGGACATGTAATGACGAGATTTCCGGAATCGTCAGGGAGTATCCTGAGCAATGGCTGTGGCTGCACAACAGATGGCGAACAAAGCTCTGA
- a CDS encoding ABC transporter permease codes for MRERLYEAFRNLLSYRLRALLTMLGIIFGLVAFITMLAIGSGAKEEILNQISTLGLKNIMVKAKKEIPEQDLLKAKSVSSFGLCHEDLDFLTASYPFIESYSGYLEVEKSLTLNGRKVTDEFKLKAVDQNFFKLISKNFCEGSDFSEFSEFTRGVILPEKLKRKYYGNLPCKGEYVWIEDEIFQITGVTAENPAQKKVKDESTELMGSENEVYFPLELVNHMFPFYGESPPYHRLSGAVIRLTSSDNLAARKDLVSKTLKRRHGGILDVETTAPLELLKKSQKTQEIFNLVMLLIASLSLLIGGIGIMNIMLANVMERTKEIGIHRAVGATRRDIVLNFLFESLVLSSTGGVIGIVLGIITSRLVMLYTGWKVIISFSGIFSGVLVSVCVGVFFGIYPAYRASRVEPIEALRYE; via the coding sequence ATGAGAGAAAGACTTTACGAAGCTTTCAGAAATCTTCTTTCCTACAGACTGCGAGCGCTGCTCACGATGCTCGGCATAATTTTCGGTCTGGTGGCTTTCATCACGATGCTGGCCATCGGTTCGGGAGCCAAGGAAGAGATCCTGAATCAAATCTCCACCCTCGGGCTGAAAAACATCATGGTCAAGGCCAAAAAAGAAATTCCGGAACAGGACCTCCTGAAAGCGAAGAGCGTCAGTTCATTCGGATTGTGCCATGAGGATCTGGATTTTCTGACAGCATCATACCCGTTCATCGAGTCCTATTCCGGCTACCTTGAAGTGGAAAAAAGCCTCACCCTGAATGGCAGGAAGGTTACAGACGAGTTCAAGCTCAAAGCAGTGGATCAGAATTTCTTCAAGCTGATCAGCAAGAATTTCTGTGAAGGGTCGGACTTCTCGGAATTCAGTGAATTCACCAGGGGAGTCATTTTACCCGAAAAATTGAAAAGGAAATATTATGGGAACCTGCCCTGCAAAGGTGAATATGTCTGGATTGAGGACGAGATCTTCCAGATCACCGGAGTCACTGCAGAAAACCCAGCCCAGAAGAAAGTCAAGGATGAGAGCACTGAACTGATGGGTTCGGAAAATGAAGTTTATTTCCCGCTCGAACTGGTGAACCACATGTTCCCGTTTTACGGAGAAAGCCCGCCTTATCACCGTTTGAGCGGAGCTGTGATCAGGCTCACCTCTTCCGACAATCTGGCAGCACGCAAAGACCTTGTCTCCAAGACCCTCAAAAGAAGACATGGCGGGATTCTGGACGTGGAAACGACCGCACCGCTGGAACTATTAAAAAAGTCCCAGAAAACGCAGGAAATCTTCAATCTGGTAATGCTTCTGATCGCGTCCCTTTCCCTCCTGATCGGAGGCATCGGAATCATGAACATCATGCTCGCCAATGTGATGGAGCGGACAAAGGAAATCGGAATTCACAGAGCCGTGGGGGCAACCAGGCGGGACATTGTGCTGAATTTTCTGTTCGAATCGCTGGTCCTGTCGTCCACCGGCGGAGTGATCGGGATCGTGCTGGGAATCATCACAAGCAGACTGGTGATGCTCTATACAGGCTGGAAAGTGATTATCAGCTTCAGCGGGATCTTCAGTGGAGTACTGGTTTCAGTGTGTGTCGGGGTTTTTTTCGGCATCTATCCTGCATACAGGGCTTCCAGAGTGGAACCGATAGAAGCATTGAGATATGAGTAA
- a CDS encoding ELM1/GtrOC1 family putative glycosyltransferase yields the protein MAVAAQQMANKALILSDGKPGHFYQSIGLADDLVSCGYLSGYEVRKIDMIPDRIRWHQIRNFFWEPDKALAAFFKDPDTILSEAQNFSLLIETGSTTATLAVILHRLLPKLKLIHILKPLFFNSFDLILLPKHDTLFFERLNLLRFLVGFNVVSPVKAEKHGLELEKMFMLRKFPREQAVSLLVGGDSRDYELNWPDLQPILQELAALKLHLLLTTSRRTPLEVSRELKKFTSDYPLTELSVFVDENYYNPLPGLFSLADSVLVTEDSFSMISEAVSSGRKTGVLLSREVQNKKIRKSISEMVFEGLVFPLWGGTDLQAFLSWSPLRTVSEEKDQLISEIVKRLTQEN from the coding sequence ATGGCTGTGGCTGCACAACAGATGGCGAACAAAGCTCTGATCCTGAGCGACGGGAAACCGGGACATTTCTACCAGAGCATCGGTCTGGCGGACGACCTTGTCAGTTGCGGTTATCTCAGCGGATACGAGGTGAGGAAGATCGACATGATTCCTGACAGGATCCGCTGGCATCAGATCAGAAACTTTTTCTGGGAACCTGACAAAGCTCTGGCTGCTTTCTTTAAGGACCCGGATACGATTCTCTCTGAAGCCCAGAACTTCTCACTTCTGATTGAAACAGGCAGCACCACAGCGACTCTGGCTGTGATCCTGCACAGGCTGCTGCCTAAACTCAAGCTGATTCACATACTTAAACCGCTGTTTTTCAATTCATTCGACCTGATCCTGCTGCCCAAGCACGACACCCTGTTTTTCGAGCGGCTGAATCTGTTGAGATTTCTGGTTGGATTCAATGTCGTTTCGCCGGTCAAGGCTGAGAAGCACGGACTGGAACTGGAAAAAATGTTCATGCTGAGAAAATTTCCCCGCGAACAAGCGGTTTCGCTTCTGGTGGGAGGGGACAGCAGGGATTATGAGCTGAACTGGCCGGACCTGCAGCCGATATTGCAGGAACTGGCTGCGCTGAAGCTGCATCTCCTGCTTACCACTTCCAGGCGGACTCCGCTGGAAGTATCCAGGGAGCTCAAGAAATTCACCTCTGATTATCCGCTGACTGAACTTTCGGTATTTGTAGACGAGAATTATTACAACCCTCTGCCAGGGCTGTTCTCTTTAGCTGATTCCGTGCTGGTCACTGAGGATTCCTTCTCAATGATTTCTGAAGCAGTGAGCAGCGGCAGGAAAACAGGAGTCCTGCTATCCAGGGAAGTGCAGAACAAAAAGATCCGCAAGAGCATCTCGGAAATGGTGTTTGAGGGCCTGGTGTTCCCGCTCTGGGGTGGGACCGATCTGCAGGCTTTCCTGTCCTGGAGCCCGCTGCGCACGGTTTCCGAAGAAAAAGACCAGCTGATCAGCGAGATTGTGAAGAGGCTGACGCAGGAGAATTAG
- a CDS encoding peptidoglycan DD-metalloendopeptidase family protein, with protein sequence MKKFILILIVSLLLPGCQRSPRRNPRDLIKVTPSSKRTLTSTNNYHIVVKGDSLWQIAADNGYTLKELKEYNGITRAITVGQKIYFPPAEKKISADGKNAARADTSASEDHPAVLTGFSWPIEGPVVTGFGEKAGGTECHGLEISAPLNAAFKSCMDGEVIFTSQMENYGLVTIIKNAEDFYTLFYSYSNKQTVKKGDRVSRGQVIGVVGKRSAQDQNGILHFEFRKRDKAVNPTFYLPKKG encoded by the coding sequence ATGAAGAAATTCATACTGATTCTGATTGTTTCGCTCCTTCTGCCGGGCTGCCAGCGATCCCCACGCAGAAACCCGAGAGATCTGATCAAAGTGACGCCCAGCAGCAAGCGCACTTTAACCTCCACAAACAATTACCACATCGTAGTCAAAGGGGATTCCCTCTGGCAGATTGCTGCAGATAATGGTTACACCCTCAAGGAACTCAAGGAATACAACGGAATCACCAGAGCGATCACAGTCGGACAGAAGATCTATTTTCCTCCAGCTGAGAAAAAGATTTCCGCTGACGGGAAGAATGCAGCAAGAGCTGACACTTCCGCATCCGAAGATCATCCGGCCGTTCTCACAGGGTTCAGCTGGCCGATTGAGGGTCCGGTTGTGACAGGATTCGGAGAAAAAGCGGGCGGAACAGAGTGCCACGGGCTGGAGATTTCCGCGCCCCTCAATGCTGCTTTCAAATCCTGCATGGATGGAGAAGTGATCTTTACTTCGCAGATGGAAAACTACGGCCTTGTCACAATCATCAAGAACGCCGAAGATTTTTACACGCTTTTTTATTCATACAGCAACAAACAGACTGTAAAAAAGGGAGACCGTGTTTCCAGGGGGCAGGTGATCGGAGTGGTTGGCAAGAGGTCGGCTCAGGACCAGAACGGTATCCTGCATTTCGAATTCCGCAAGCGCGACAAGGCAGTGAACCCTACCTTCTACCTTCCCAAAAAAGGCTGA
- a CDS encoding HEAT repeat domain-containing protein — protein MIKDTDDHLKQFHELLWKFNHGKSEEEKRDAAKMLGGSGNQDAVEFFWNSLEEESTLTTKKEILQSLVKLKARDFEKRLSTIYLATKDPALKEALLAAMVELRDYSNLRILLSNLASEENPNCQLQILNSFRDVLTAIHSGSGLEAENSSIREGLAEELLLLSRQSYAFLNHSVMKAFLELIYLVDSLRFIPELMTFFQRSTDDEIAIFAGSLIAKANNSYFEERLFLEFRKPDLPKSRRETLFQLLDFVKVSPANLPFLSEVLDSGEEFPCLKVLEAIEQQEIRDFQDKIFALFQSSKSRDVKLKCMTVLGKFLSGGDDMTFLLEKLRKEPPEMRAAVYIALADNIPESLIEYIELGLEGESTDIFQLLALKVFSKFRYKSPYISSRTAEFLKSGSEEIRTLIAGYICDCEGRFDHLTGLLSDPSGQVRKEAVFLARKYKRLEILDALYQSFKSESNEKIRAMTVGTFGEFGDAKVVPWLTQALSDKDPRVRANSIESLEKFQLKDPDLEMIFKCLDDENNRVKANAAMALWKFGGLRMITYMGGILKESSEKWQRASAAYALGEIKSMQGLDYLRMALSDREFEVRRNAVVALGKIGDSEAVDRLRDIFSAEYPDVKKSIIAALGQIGSRKAFEALSSIASDDEAFALPAFEQMGRFQRYITSETLLGFLKHPNEKIVLATIDLLAGLGTSEAEQLLFDFRETAGHEMKLRAQKAIEAMKKEQRFIRV, from the coding sequence ATGATCAAAGACACAGATGATCATCTGAAACAATTCCACGAACTCCTGTGGAAATTCAACCACGGGAAAAGCGAAGAGGAAAAGCGGGATGCTGCTAAAATGCTTGGCGGATCCGGCAACCAGGATGCGGTGGAGTTTTTTTGGAATTCCCTTGAGGAAGAGTCAACCCTTACCACGAAGAAGGAAATCCTTCAAAGCCTGGTGAAGCTGAAGGCCAGAGACTTTGAAAAACGGCTTTCGACAATCTACCTTGCCACAAAGGATCCGGCTCTCAAGGAAGCTCTGCTTGCCGCCATGGTGGAACTCAGGGATTACAGCAATCTTCGCATCCTGCTCTCAAATCTCGCGAGCGAAGAGAATCCGAACTGTCAGCTGCAGATCCTGAACAGTTTCAGGGATGTTCTGACCGCGATCCACAGCGGATCCGGACTGGAAGCAGAAAACTCCTCCATCAGGGAAGGGCTGGCTGAAGAACTGCTGCTGCTTTCCAGGCAGAGCTATGCTTTCCTTAACCACTCTGTGATGAAAGCTTTTCTTGAATTGATCTATCTGGTGGACAGTCTCAGATTCATCCCGGAACTGATGACTTTTTTCCAGCGTTCCACAGACGATGAAATAGCGATTTTTGCCGGCTCTCTAATCGCCAAGGCCAACAATTCTTATTTTGAGGAGCGGTTGTTTCTGGAATTCCGGAAGCCTGATCTGCCAAAGTCCAGGAGAGAAACACTTTTCCAGCTGCTGGATTTCGTGAAGGTCAGCCCTGCCAACCTCCCGTTTCTTTCCGAAGTCCTGGATTCAGGGGAGGAATTCCCCTGTCTCAAGGTGCTTGAGGCGATTGAACAGCAGGAAATCCGGGATTTTCAAGATAAGATTTTTGCACTTTTTCAGAGTTCGAAGAGCAGGGATGTCAAGCTTAAATGCATGACAGTACTTGGAAAATTCCTCTCAGGCGGGGATGACATGACTTTTCTGCTGGAAAAACTCAGAAAAGAGCCTCCTGAGATGAGAGCAGCGGTGTATATCGCTCTGGCCGACAATATCCCGGAGAGCCTGATTGAGTATATCGAGCTGGGGCTGGAAGGCGAGTCGACCGATATCTTTCAGCTGCTGGCCCTGAAGGTTTTTTCCAAATTCCGGTACAAATCCCCATATATTTCCTCCAGAACAGCTGAATTTCTGAAGTCAGGATCCGAAGAAATCCGGACACTGATTGCAGGATATATTTGCGATTGCGAGGGTCGCTTCGACCACCTGACAGGCCTGCTTTCCGATCCCTCCGGCCAGGTAAGAAAGGAAGCTGTGTTCCTCGCCAGAAAATACAAACGGCTGGAAATCCTGGATGCGCTGTATCAGTCTTTCAAGTCCGAATCAAACGAGAAAATCAGAGCCATGACTGTAGGCACATTCGGAGAATTCGGAGATGCGAAAGTAGTGCCCTGGCTTACGCAGGCATTATCAGACAAGGATCCCAGGGTCAGAGCCAACTCCATTGAAAGCCTGGAAAAATTTCAACTCAAGGATCCGGATCTGGAAATGATTTTCAAATGCCTGGACGACGAAAACAACAGGGTTAAAGCTAATGCCGCCATGGCTCTCTGGAAATTCGGAGGCCTGAGGATGATCACATATATGGGCGGAATCCTGAAGGAGAGCTCAGAGAAATGGCAGCGGGCCTCAGCGGCTTACGCCCTGGGAGAAATCAAGAGCATGCAGGGTCTGGACTACCTGCGGATGGCACTGTCGGACCGGGAATTTGAAGTCAGGCGCAACGCAGTGGTGGCGCTGGGCAAAATCGGTGACTCCGAAGCAGTGGACCGCCTGAGAGACATTTTTTCCGCCGAATACCCTGATGTGAAAAAAAGCATTATCGCCGCCCTTGGTCAGATCGGCAGCAGGAAAGCCTTTGAAGCCCTTTCCTCAATCGCATCCGACGATGAGGCGTTCGCCTTGCCCGCTTTTGAACAGATGGGCAGATTCCAGAGATACATCACGTCAGAAACCCTGCTCGGATTCCTCAAGCATCCAAATGAAAAGATTGTGCTCGCCACTATCGACCTGCTGGCCGGGCTGGGAACGAGCGAAGCCGAACAGCTCCTGTTTGATTTCAGGGAAACCGCCGGCCACGAAATGAAACTCAGAGCGCAGAAAGCCATCGAAGCCATGAAGAAAGAGCAGAGGTTCATCCGGGTATGA
- a CDS encoding DUF2779 domain-containing protein: MELLELTKTLIRDGISCPKYLYLYKHCHNYWHTVPSRAQRLQEGLEAKTFARKMFKGGVEVPLDVPMDVRLRLTTALVNRGATVFGGAFESDGITVVTDILKRQRGKTELYEVKSAGEIKGSYYNDLAIQLHVMSGCGIRIDSAYLVHMNKEYVRHGNLDCRELFTLVNLTGEARRKTRYISNRIRELRLILQGGMPEIGIGEHCGELDECEFYRYCWADVPEDSVFTLRDKGANKYELYRSGIRKLSQIPVELLGDRQKMQVSLHASRGEYIQVENLRKFIRSLWYPLYFLDFETMSGPIPLFDGTSPHQRIPFQYSLHGIVREGAEPSHHEYLAEPDQDPRAGLLESLLSALPDGACVLSYNKSSEIQVLKGLGFDFPKHKKRVARINASMRDLMDPFKNRDYYHWKMMGGLSLKSILPALVDDLSYSGLKIADGMAAADAYQRMRRAGPEELSQIRRDLLDYCKIDSLALLRIWEKLKKIADSGTNRPIDMKNDVG, translated from the coding sequence ATGGAACTACTGGAACTTACTAAAACCCTGATCAGGGACGGCATTTCCTGTCCCAAGTATCTCTATCTTTACAAGCACTGCCATAATTACTGGCACACTGTTCCTTCCAGGGCGCAGAGGCTGCAGGAAGGACTGGAGGCTAAAACTTTCGCCAGAAAAATGTTCAAAGGCGGTGTGGAAGTTCCTCTCGATGTACCAATGGACGTAAGACTCCGCCTCACCACTGCCCTTGTCAATCGCGGAGCCACTGTTTTCGGCGGTGCTTTCGAGTCCGACGGGATTACTGTGGTCACCGATATATTGAAGCGGCAAAGAGGCAAAACCGAATTATATGAAGTAAAGTCAGCCGGCGAAATCAAAGGTTCTTATTACAATGATCTTGCGATCCAGCTCCATGTCATGTCCGGCTGCGGAATCAGGATCGATTCCGCATATCTCGTGCACATGAACAAAGAGTATGTCAGGCACGGAAATCTGGATTGCCGTGAACTTTTCACTCTAGTCAATCTGACCGGAGAGGCCAGACGGAAAACCCGCTATATCAGCAACAGGATACGGGAATTAAGACTCATATTGCAGGGGGGCATGCCTGAGATCGGGATCGGAGAGCACTGCGGCGAACTGGATGAATGCGAATTTTACAGATATTGCTGGGCTGATGTCCCGGAGGATTCGGTTTTCACCCTCAGGGACAAGGGCGCCAACAAATATGAACTGTATCGGAGCGGAATCCGGAAACTTTCACAGATTCCGGTTGAACTGCTCGGCGACAGGCAGAAAATGCAGGTCAGCCTGCATGCTTCCAGAGGCGAATACATCCAGGTGGAAAACCTGCGAAAATTTATCCGCTCGCTCTGGTATCCGCTGTATTTTCTGGATTTCGAAACCATGAGCGGCCCGATCCCGCTGTTTGACGGGACCAGCCCCCATCAGCGGATTCCATTCCAGTATTCACTTCACGGGATTGTCAGGGAAGGAGCAGAGCCTTCCCATCATGAATATCTGGCTGAACCGGATCAGGATCCCAGAGCCGGACTGCTGGAATCACTGCTTTCCGCGCTTCCGGACGGAGCCTGCGTGCTTTCCTACAACAAGTCCAGCGAAATTCAGGTGCTGAAAGGGCTGGGCTTTGATTTCCCAAAGCACAAAAAAAGGGTTGCACGGATCAACGCCAGTATGCGGGACCTGATGGATCCCTTCAAAAACCGCGACTATTATCACTGGAAAATGATGGGCGGACTCTCGCTGAAATCGATTCTGCCGGCACTGGTGGATGATCTGAGCTACTCAGGCCTGAAAATCGCGGACGGCATGGCTGCGGCAGACGCCTATCAGCGGATGCGCAGGGCAGGACCTGAGGAACTTTCGCAGATCAGGCGCGACCTTCTGGATTACTGCAAGATCGACTCCCTGGCTCTCCTCAGGATCTGGGAAAAGCTGAAAAAAATAGCGGATAGCGGGACGAATAGACCTATTGACATGAAAAATGATGTCGGTTAA